Proteins encoded within one genomic window of Candidatus Limnocylindria bacterium:
- a CDS encoding MBL fold metallo-hydrolase: protein MVRIIAWRVPPYDNGCYLIVDSRNEAVVIDPSMGDRQVIDAVREQGLRLVEILNTHGHPDHIVGNAAVKEATHARLAIHRLDEYRLGPKRPPTQIEVPPCSADDLFDDGQLGYLGDIELSALHTPGHTEGSTCFYLRRENALFSGDLLFKGNIGRTDLPGSDPRAMAESLSRVVSSLPAKTRVYPGHGDETTIGAEIATLRGLRDAGMLPDLRLA, encoded by the coding sequence GTGGTCCGGATCATCGCGTGGCGTGTCCCGCCTTACGACAACGGCTGCTATCTCATCGTCGATTCGCGGAACGAGGCCGTCGTCATCGATCCTTCGATGGGCGACCGCCAGGTCATCGACGCCGTGCGAGAGCAGGGTCTCCGTCTCGTCGAGATCCTCAACACGCACGGGCATCCCGACCACATCGTCGGCAACGCGGCGGTGAAAGAAGCGACGCACGCCCGCCTCGCGATCCACCGCCTCGACGAATACCGACTCGGGCCGAAACGGCCGCCAACGCAGATCGAGGTGCCGCCATGTTCGGCCGACGATCTCTTCGACGACGGCCAGCTCGGCTATCTCGGCGACATCGAGCTGAGCGCGCTCCACACGCCCGGCCACACCGAGGGGTCGACCTGCTTCTACCTCCGGCGGGAGAACGCGCTCTTCTCGGGTGACCTGCTCTTCAAAGGCAACATCGGACGCACCGATCTTCCCGGAAGCGACCCGAGGGCCATGGCCGAGAGTCTCTCGCGCGTGGTGTCATCGCTTCCCGCGAAGACCCGCGTCTATCCCGGCCACGGGGACGAGACCACGATCGGCGCGGAGATCGCGACCCTACGTGGCCTGCGCGATGCCGGCATGCTGCCGGACCTGCGCCTCGCCTAG